The Nocardioides sp. cx-173 genome segment GAACGACCAGTCCAGGGTGGCGATCAGGCCGAGCGCGCCTGCGTCATGGGCGCGCTGCATGCGCTGGACGACGACGTCGCGGTCGCCGGTCCAGTACATCTGGAAGAACGTCGGAGCGCCGGTCGCGGTGACCTCCTCGACCGACTTGGAGGCGAAGTTGGACAGGCCCATGACGGTCCCGCGGGCCGCGGCGGCGCGGGCGACGGCCACCTCGCCGTCGGGGTGCACCGCCTGTACGCCGGTCGGGCTGATCACCACCGGCAGCGAGATGTCCTGGCCCATGACCGTGGTGGCCTGGGCCCGCTCGGCGTGCTGGCCGGCGACGTGGGGCGCGAGGCCGATCTCGGCGAAGGCCGCCTGGTTGTCGGCCACGCTCTGGCCGCGCTCGGAGCCGGCGACCAGAGCGCCGTACACGGGCGCGGGAAGGCGCTTCTTCGCCCGGGCCTGGGCCACGGCCACCGACTCGAACCAGGGGTTCGGCTTCCAGGGGTTCTCGAGCTTCACGAGCAGCAGCCGTTCTGGTGAGTGGGGTCGAAGCCCGCGAGGGGGCTCTCCGCGCACGCCGAGACGGGCGGGCGCGTCAGGAGCTTGAGCATCACCGGCTGGTTGCGCGTGGGGCTGGCCTTGGAGTGGTCCTGGCTCGCGGCGGGGACCGCCCGATCTCCGGCGAGGGCCTGCTCGCCATACCCCTGCACGCACTCGGGGTCGGGCCCGTCGAGCGGGAGGCCGGTGAAGAACTTGGCCGCCATGCAGCCGCCGCGGCAGGAGTCGTAGAAGTCGCACTTCGCGCAGGCGCCGCCGGTCTGCGGCGAGCGCAGCTCGGTGAAGAGATCGGACTCCTGCCAGACCTTCTTGAAGCCACCCTCGTCGAGCAGGTTGCCGGCCAGGAAGTTGTCGTGGATGGCGAACGGGCAGGCGTAGACGTCGCCGATCGGGTCGATCAGGCAGACCACCCGCCCCGCGCCGCAGAGGTTGAGGCCGGGCAGCGCCTCGCCGAACGCGGCGAGGTGGAAGAAGGAGTCGCCCGTGAGCACGTTGTCGCCGCGGGCCATCAGCCAGTCGTAGAGCACCTTCTGCTGCTCCGGCAGTGGGTGCAGCTCGTCCCACACGTCCGCGCCGCGGCCGCTCGGGCGCAGCCGGGTCAGGCGCAGGGTGGCGCCGAACCGGTCGGCGAGGGCCTGGAACTCGTCGAGCTGGCCGATGTTCTGCCGGGTGCAGACGACCGAGATCTTGGCATCGGAGAATCCGGCGTCCTGGAGGTTCTTCAGGGCCGTGAGCGCCGTGTCGTACGAGCCCGGGCCGCGCACGTAGTCGTTGACCTCG includes the following:
- the mftC gene encoding mycofactocin radical SAM maturase (MftC is a radical SAM/SPASM enzyme that catalyzes the first two steps in biosynthesis of the electron carrier mycofactocin from the terminal Val-Tyr dipeptide of the precursor peptide MftA.); the protein is MTTLQERPTTGSLVEQFEYGLDAPICLTWELTYACNLECAHCLSSSGRRDPRELTTEQCEAVIDELQRMQVFYVNIGGGEPTIRPDFWHLLQYAVDHQVGVKFSTNGVRLTPERAAFLASPACNGYVDVQISLDGATAEVNDYVRGPGSYDTALTALKNLQDAGFSDAKISVVCTRQNIGQLDEFQALADRFGATLRLTRLRPSGRGADVWDELHPLPEQQKVLYDWLMARGDNVLTGDSFFHLAAFGEALPGLNLCGAGRVVCLIDPIGDVYACPFAIHDNFLAGNLLDEGGFKKVWQESDLFTELRSPQTGGACAKCDFYDSCRGGCMAAKFFTGLPLDGPDPECVQGYGEQALAGDRAVPAASQDHSKASPTRNQPVMLKLLTRPPVSACAESPLAGFDPTHQNGCCS